Proteins encoded together in one Lathyrus oleraceus cultivar Zhongwan6 chromosome 5, CAAS_Psat_ZW6_1.0, whole genome shotgun sequence window:
- the LOC127086257 gene encoding transcription factor TCP4: protein MNGGEIVEVDGGHIIRSRGRKDRHSKVCTAKGPRDRRVRLSAHTAIEFYDVQDRLGFDRPSKALDWLINKAKPAIDRLAQLPPWKPTLVSKQEQNDDVAEKENANENEFRFLQNFNNNNNDNNSTNSFIPFETETTSSSPIQFQTYNSTTPDLLSRTNSNDLRLSLQQNRNQQALFAGNFDGIPVAWNSGGGGGGGGGATTIDTGSGGSNQNHNDDASGGGFVFRTPSPSPVGFPAVMYGQNQYLSQRGPLQSSYSPSVRAWIDAPTFVAADYRRQTGALGAGFASGSFSGFRVPARIGGDEEELHGGVSVSDRPSSASSDSRR, encoded by the coding sequence ATGAATGGCGGTGAGATAGTGGAAGTTGACGGCGGTCACATTATACGGTCAAGAGGAAGAAAAGACCGTCACAGTAAAGTTTGCACCGCGAAAGGCCCGAGAGACCGGCGGGTCCGTTTATCGGCCCACACCGCTATTGAATTCTACGATGTTCAAGATCGGTTGGGCTTTGACCGGCCCAGTAAAGCCCTTGACTGGCTCATTAATAAAGCCAAGCCCGCCATCGATCGACTCGCGCAACTTCCTCCATGGAAACCCACTCTTGTTTCTAAACAAGAACAAAACGACGACGTAGCGGAGAAAGAAAACGCTAACGAAAACGAGTTTCGTTTTCTTCAGaacttcaacaacaacaacaacgacaatAACAGTACCAACAGTTTCATTCCGTTTGAAACGGAAACGACGTCGTCTTCGCCGATTCAGTTTCAGACTTATAATAGTACCACTCCTGATTTGCTTTCCAGAACGAATAGTAATGATTTGCGTCTCTCGCTTCAACAGAATCGGAATCAGCAGGCGCTATTCGCCGGGAACTTTGATGGAATTCCGGTAGCATGGAATTccggtggtggtggtggtggtggtggtggtgcTACTACTATTGATACTGGTAGTGGTGGTAGTAATCAGAATCATAATGATGATGCTTCGGGTGGAGGTTTTGTGTTTCGTACTCCTTCACCTTCGCCGGTGGGTTTTCCGGCGGTGATGTATGGTCAGAATCAGTATCTTTCTCAGAGGGGACCCCTTCAGTCCAGTTACAGTCCTTCCGTTCGTGCTTGGATAGATGCGCCGACGTTTGTTGCTGCTGATTATCGACGGCAGACGGGTGCGTTGGGTGCCGGATTTGCATCTGGTAGCTTTTCTGGTTTCCGTGTGCCGGCACGAATTGGAGGTGATGAGGAGGAGTTGCATGGCGGCGTATCTGTATCTGACAGGCCGTCGTCTGCTTCCTCTGATTCTCGCCGTTGA
- the LOC127086259 gene encoding protein IQ-DOMAIN 10 — translation MGPKKWFKTILRRKKHKEDKSKQEKVQSTGEISNETSDGKLSPHEESSSTPNEGLMMDRTVPSRLIDDIAATRIQNAFRSFMARRTFQHLRGTENFEALIQDHMAREQTSTTLNYIHSWSRIQDQIRARRICMITAARIKQRRLESQLKLEAKINELEMDWCSGSETMEEIVSRIHQREEAAIKRERALAYAFSHQWRPNCNQYFGQASYSLSKESWGWSWMERWVAARPWEVRVQVQSPQTKKLNGQQQKTKVDKMNHNETKPPLAKASLSNGKETEKGKKNKA, via the exons ATGGGTCCAAAGAAATGGTTTAAGACAATACTCAGAAGGAAGAAACATAAGGAAGATAAATCCAAACAAGAAAAG GTACAATCTACTGGTGAAATATCAAATGAAACTTCTGATGGGAAGCTAAGCCCTCATGAAGAGTCGAGTAGTACTCCGAATGAAGGTTTGATGATGGACAGGACAGTTCCATCCAGGTTGATTGACGATATTGCTGCTACTAGGATTCAAAATGCATTTCGTTCATTTATG GCAAGAAGAACATTTCAACATCTAAGGGGAACAGAGAACTTTGAAGCTTTAATTCAAGATCACATGGCAAGAGAGCAAACATCAACTACACTGAACTATATACATTCATGGAGCAGAATACAGGATCAAATTCGCGCTCGCAGAATCTGTATGATAACAGCAGCCAGGATTAAGCAAAGGAGATTGGAAAGCCAGCTAAAACTTGAGGCTAAGATTAATGAGCTCGAG ATGGACTGGTGCAGTGGTTCTGAAACAATGGAAGAGATAGTTTCCAGGATACATCAGCGAGAAGAAGCAGCAATTAAACGAGAGCGAGCCTTGGCATATGCTTTCTCGCATCAG TGGAGGCCAAACTGTAACCAGTATTTTGGCCAGGCTTCTTATAGCCTTAGTAAAGAAAGCTGGGGTTGGAGCTGGATGGAGCGTTGGGTTGCAGCGCGTCCTTGGGAAGTTCGGGTTCAAGTTCAgtctcctcaaacaaagaaacTCAACGGCCAGCAACAGAAAACCAAAGTAGATAAGATGAACCACAATGAAACAAAACCACCATTGGCTAAAGCCTCCCTGTCAAACGGGAAGGAGACTGAGAAAGGAAAGAAAAACAAAGCATAA